Within Chelatococcus sp. HY11, the genomic segment CGGCAACATCTACACGCGCATTGGCAATCCGACGAACGCGGTGCTCGAAGAGCGCGTCGCGGCGCTCGAGGGCGGCACCGCGGCGCTCGCCCTCGCCTCCGGCCACGCCGCGCAATTCCTGACCTTCCATGCCTTGCTGCAACCCGGTGACGAATTCATCGCCGGCAACCGGCTCTATGGCGGCTCGATCAATCAGTTCAACAATTCCTTCAAGAGCTTCGGCTGGAATGTCGTCTGGGCCGACAGCACGGACCCGTCAAGCTTCGAGAAGGCGCTTTCGCCAAAGACCAAGGCGATCTTCGTGGAATCGATCGCCAACCCAGGTGGCGTCATCGTCGATATCGCGGCGATTTCGGCGATCGCCAAGAAGGCCAATGTCCCGCTCATCGTCGATAACACGCTGGCGACCCCCTACCTCTGGCGTCCCATTGAACACGGCGCCGACATCGTGGTGCATTCGGCCACGAAGTTCATCGGCGGCCACGGCAACTCGATCGGCGGCCTGATCGTCGATGGCGGCAGCTTCAACTGGATTGGTGACAAGCGCTATCCGCTGCTCTCCGAGCCTCGCCCGGAATATAACGGCATGGTGCTTGGCGAGACCTTCGGCAATTTTGCCTTCGCCATTGCGACGCGCGTGCTCGGCCTGCGCGATCTCGGCCCGGCGCTCTCGCCCTTCAATGCTTTCCTCATTCTCAATGGTGTCGAAACGCTGTCGCTCCGGATGCAGCAGCATTCCGACAACGCGCTCGCGGTCGCCCAGCATCTGTCGCAGCATCCAGCGGTGGCGTGGGTGAGCTACGCCGGCCTAGAGACGAGCCCCTTCCACTCTCTCGCGCAGCGCTATCTGCCGCGCGGCGCGGGCGCAGTCTTCACCTTCGGCCTGAAGGGCGGCTACGAGGCAGGCGTCAAGCTTGTCTCGAGCCTGAAGCTCTTCTCGCATCTCGCCAATATCGGCGACACGCGCTCGCTAGTCATCCATCCCGCCTCGACCACCCACAAGCAGCTCACCGATGAACAGAAGGTCGCCGCCGGCGCCGGTCCGGATGTGGTGCGCCTGTCCGTCGGCATCGAGGACAAGGACGATCTGATCGCCGATCTCGACCAGGCGCTCGCCGCCACCAGCGCCTGAGGAGCCCTCCTATGTCAGAACAAGCCAACAAGCCCCTCGCTTTCGCCACCCGCGCCGTCCAGGCGGGCACCGCCCCCGATCCGGCCACCGGCGCCCGCGCCACGCCGATGTTCCTGACCAACGGCTTCGTCTTCGACGGCCCGGACATGGCCGCCGACATCTTCGCGATGCGCCAGACCGGCTTTTCCTATTCGCGCGGCTCCAACCCGACGACAGCGCCGCTTGAGCGTCGTATCGCCTCTCTCGAGGGCGGCACAGGCGCGGTTGCCATCGGCTCCGGCCAGGCGGCGCTCCTCGTCATTCTCATGACGCTGCTTGAAAGCGGCGATGAATATCTGGCCGCCAGCATCCTCTTCGGCGGATCGCTCGGCCTGATGGGCCGCCTTGCCAAGCGCAACGACGTGAAGCCGATCTTCGTCGACGCCGACAGGGCTGAGAATTTCGAGCGCGCGATCACGCCGAAGACGAAGGCGATCATCATCGAGTCGATCGTCAACCCTTCGGGTGAAGTGGTTGATATCGAAGCGATTGCGAAAGTAGCGCAGAAGCACAACCTGCCGCTCATCGTCGACAACACGCTGGCGACGCCCTTCCTGATCCGCCCCTTCGAATACGGCGCCGACATCGTCTTCCATTCGGCCTCCAAGTTCCTCGGGGGCCATGGACAGGTCATTGGCGGCGCCATTGTCGACGGCGGCCGGTTCAACTGGACGGGCGACAAGCGCTTCCCGATGATCTCCGAGCCGTGGCCGGATTACGGCAACATGATCCTGACGGAGAAATTCCCGGCGAGTCCCTTCGCGGTGGCCTCCCGCCTCTACGGCCTGCGTGACCTTGGGCCTGGCCTCTCGCCTTTCAACGCATTCATGATCCTCACCGGCATTGAGACGCTGCCGCTGCGCATGAAGCGCCATTGCGCCAATGCTCATAAGGTGGCGAGCTATCTCGCGGCTCATCCGGCGGTTGCGTCGGTCAGCTACCCCGGCCTCGCCGGCAACCCCAACCGCGAACTCGCGCTCCGCTACAGCCCGCTCGGGCCGGGCTCGGTCTTCACCTTCGCCCATAAGGACGGAGAGCAAGGAGCACGGCGTTTCCTCAAGAACGTGAAGCTCTTCTCGCATCTCGCCAATATCGGCGAGACCCGTTCGCTTGCCATTCATCCGGCGACGACGACACACAAGAGCATGAAGCCGGAACTGCAGGCTAAGGCCGGCGTCGGTCCGGAGGTCATCCGCATGTCCATTGGCCTCGAAGACCCGAAGGACCTGATCAACGACCTCGAACAGGCGCTTGCCACAACGGCCTGAGGCGCGGTTTCACCTCTCCCCGGCGGGGAGAGGTCGGCACGCAGTGCCGGGTGAGGGAATGGCGATTGTCGTCCCCCTCATCCTGTCCTTCTCCCCGCCGGGGAGAGGGAACGCTACCTGGAGAAGGGTTCACCTCTCCCTGGCGGGGAGAGGTCGTGCCGCAGGCACGGGAGAGGAGACGCTTGCGACAACACTTTGCTCATCTGCGAATCATCGCAAGGCCTTAGCGAAGCTTGCGCATAAAATGATTCAGGCCTGCCGAACCAGAAACCGGCGATGCGCCGTGGCATGGCCGAGGAGCATCATCGCAAAGCCCTGATGCAGAAGGCCGGCCCAGACCGGCACCACGAGCAGGAGGGTCACGACGCCGATGATAGCCTGCACAACAACCAACCCGGCGAGGACCACGGCCCGGCGCGCCGCCGGCGTACCCGGCGCCATCCGACGGGCCTGGTGGACGTGCCATAGGGCGGCAGCCAAGAGCACATAGGCGCCGAGGCGGTGATTGAACTGCACTGCCGCGATGGATTCGATGAAGTTCAGCCATAGCGGCCTGATGGGAAGCAGCGTGTCGAGCTGCGGTGTCACGCCACCGTCCATCAGGGGCCAAGTGTTGAACGCGAGCCCCGCGTCTAGACCCGCGACAAGAGCGCCGAGGGCGATCTGCGCCAGAACGAGGATCAGGACGAGGCTTGCGCCAAAAGCGAGCCGCCGTTCGCTCGCCTGGACCGGGCGAGGCTTGAGGCCAACCGCGACCCATATCAGCGCCACGAAGATGGCTGAGGCGGCCATGAGATGCGCCATCAGCTTCACCGGCGCCACTGCCGTCATCCCGGGCTTGAGGCCGGAGGCGACCATGATCCAGCCAATGGCGCCCTGCAGCCCGCCGAGCACGCCGATGCCAAGCAGAACGGCCAGAAAGCGGCCACGGACCCAGCCCTTCGCCGCGAACACGATCAACGGCAGGAGATAGGCTGCGCCGATCAATCGGCCGAGAAAGCGGTGCCCCCATTCCCACAGATAAATCTGCTTGAACTCGGCGAGGCTCATGCCGTGGTTGAGAAGCTGATACTGCGGGATCTGCTTGTATTTTTCGAACTCGACGAGCCAGGCGGCCTCGCTGAAGGGCAGCAGAGCGCCAGTTACCGGCTTCCATTCGGTGATGGAGAGGCCCGAATCCGTGAGGCGCGTCGCGCCGCCGACAAGGATCATGACGAAGACAAGGCCCGCGACGCTGAACAGCCACAGGCGCAAGGCCCGCAAACGCGCATCGCCGGCAGCACCGTCTGTGCCGCGAACCGTGCCGTTGATCTCTGCCACGCTGGCCATGGATACCTCACCCGTCCTATCATGCAGCATCACAGTCCTCCCGCGCGGTTCGGCGGGGGTTGCGGACAGCGTGCAACCGACACATAGTCCGCGCCGGCTGCGGGAACAACGCTTCCTGCCGCCGCACCCTCGCTCACAGCCTCTTGCAGGGACGGATGGTCATGCGCCGGCG encodes:
- a CDS encoding aminotransferase class I/II-fold pyridoxal phosphate-dependent enzyme — translated: MSEQANKPLAFATRAVQAGTAPDPATGARATPMFLTNGFVFDGPDMAADIFAMRQTGFSYSRGSNPTTAPLERRIASLEGGTGAVAIGSGQAALLVILMTLLESGDEYLAASILFGGSLGLMGRLAKRNDVKPIFVDADRAENFERAITPKTKAIIIESIVNPSGEVVDIEAIAKVAQKHNLPLIVDNTLATPFLIRPFEYGADIVFHSASKFLGGHGQVIGGAIVDGGRFNWTGDKRFPMISEPWPDYGNMILTEKFPASPFAVASRLYGLRDLGPGLSPFNAFMILTGIETLPLRMKRHCANAHKVASYLAAHPAVASVSYPGLAGNPNRELALRYSPLGPGSVFTFAHKDGEQGARRFLKNVKLFSHLANIGETRSLAIHPATTTHKSMKPELQAKAGVGPEVIRMSIGLEDPKDLINDLEQALATTA
- a CDS encoding O-acetylhomoserine aminocarboxypropyltransferase, whose product is MADKEPGFDTLAIHAGAHPDPTTGARATPIYQTTSFVFNDVEHAASLFGLQAFGNIYTRIGNPTNAVLEERVAALEGGTAALALASGHAAQFLTFHALLQPGDEFIAGNRLYGGSINQFNNSFKSFGWNVVWADSTDPSSFEKALSPKTKAIFVESIANPGGVIVDIAAISAIAKKANVPLIVDNTLATPYLWRPIEHGADIVVHSATKFIGGHGNSIGGLIVDGGSFNWIGDKRYPLLSEPRPEYNGMVLGETFGNFAFAIATRVLGLRDLGPALSPFNAFLILNGVETLSLRMQQHSDNALAVAQHLSQHPAVAWVSYAGLETSPFHSLAQRYLPRGAGAVFTFGLKGGYEAGVKLVSSLKLFSHLANIGDTRSLVIHPASTTHKQLTDEQKVAAGAGPDVVRLSVGIEDKDDLIADLDQALAATSA
- a CDS encoding COX15/CtaA family protein yields the protein MLHDRTGEVSMASVAEINGTVRGTDGAAGDARLRALRLWLFSVAGLVFVMILVGGATRLTDSGLSITEWKPVTGALLPFSEAAWLVEFEKYKQIPQYQLLNHGMSLAEFKQIYLWEWGHRFLGRLIGAAYLLPLIVFAAKGWVRGRFLAVLLGIGVLGGLQGAIGWIMVASGLKPGMTAVAPVKLMAHLMAASAIFVALIWVAVGLKPRPVQASERRLAFGASLVLILVLAQIALGALVAGLDAGLAFNTWPLMDGGVTPQLDTLLPIRPLWLNFIESIAAVQFNHRLGAYVLLAAALWHVHQARRMAPGTPAARRAVVLAGLVVVQAIIGVVTLLLVVPVWAGLLHQGFAMMLLGHATAHRRFLVRQA